In Cyprinus carpio isolate SPL01 chromosome A5, ASM1834038v1, whole genome shotgun sequence, the sequence atatttcaaataaatgctgttcttttttcaattttcattccattcatcaaagaatcctgacaaaaagtGTATTAtgatttctgcaaaaatattaagcaacacaaatgTATTCAATTGTTTtcatgatctctgaaggatcatgtgacactgaagactggaacaattgctgctgaaaattcagctgttgccatcaaagaaataaattacattataaaatatgttaaagcaGAAAACGTCACAATATTGCtgtctttattgtatttattgatcaaataaatacagacttaACACTAAGTGACACtattagacttctttcaaaaacattgtgtTACCaacgccaaacttttgaatggtaatctAAATATGCCAGCAGTTTTTTTGTGAGGGTAAGGGGATATAacatacagtttgtacaatataaaaaccattacacctatagAGAGTTCctgtaaatatacaaatatgtgtgtgtgtgtgtgtgtgtgtgtgtgtgtgtgtgtgtgtgtgtgtgtgtgtgtgtgtgtgtgtgtgtgtgtgtgagattttaCTGGAATGAAGAGTATTCAGATGAGAATTCTGTCTAGTCAGGGAAGGATAGTGTAATAACCTCAGATGTTTTAGGGGCTTAGTTGAACGACAGCCTTTTGATTGAACCAAAACTCATTCACAAACACAAGCAAGGCAGCTCATATACCAGCAGACTGAAAGGAAACACTCACGTAGTGTGTTCTGAAGCATACAGTCACAGACTGGGCGGTGCTCGCAGCAGCTGActctttcaaacaaacaaaaagttggAAATTTTCATGCTGTCAAAACAAGCCTAGCTGTGTTCCCACATACATGggctttttacaaaaatatacctTTGGTTCCCCTTCTCAATATTATTGCTGACCCCTTTGGAGGGTGTGTGTTTTATATGCCATGCCTGAGCTGATTAAAGCAAGACTGCACAAATATTGCACTTACTGTGGGTGTGAAACTCTGAAACCACACTAAAACTCCCTGATGTGTGACGCTTGTCCACCTCACAGAGCTCATGGGCACCTGTTTGTTTTGCTAGGAAAATGTTTCCATGTGTTGACGCCGGACAGCCGTCACACTGATGTTACAGTGAATGCTGGTATAAGTGGAAAGTTAGATGAGGATGTAAACAgttaaaattgtgttaaaaatggGAGCATAATTAATAAATGAGCTGGAATTACTTAAATgagtaaattagtaaaattacAATGAGcgaatataaaatgattaataatagcATTCCCGTAGCTCAAacagtttgtgtgtttgattCCCAAGTAtgttgaatgaatgaactgatgaaatatataccttgaatgcaatgtaaattgatttggataaaagtgccttCCAAATGTGTGAATGTAAGTAAATGTTGTATTGGGAAATACACTGTCATTTCTcactaaaaatacacttaaagggatagttcacatcaaaatgaaagttatgtcatcatttattcaccctcatgttgttccaaacctgtatgactttctttcctctgtgaaacaaaatgttttggaccccatttactttaactttaacttctgCTCCACAGAAGACAGAACTACACAAGGTTTAGAACTACACAAGCATGattgaattgttgaataattttcttttaaatgctgCAAAATATAACCTCATGTTTGAATTTTACTCTGACAAGCCAATGAccattttgttttttggaatCTGTTTTTTGATGATACAGTAAAGAGagaaaagtattttaatgtaaatgcagAATGATGAAGCATGCACTTTAACATGTTTTTTCATTTGCCTGTTGCAATGATTATAACTGATGCGTCGGGTGACTCTGTGTATCAGAGACATAGATCAGTGTAAAATGGTAACTTTCATCTCAAAGGCTTGGCAGTGACACTGTCTGAACTGGTTTTGTTTGATGAACAGGCACAATTTCAATAAACACTGCAGTCAAAAACCTCTTATGTAACCACTTTGACATTATAAACAGCTGAGCCTCTGTAGCTTATTAGTGATCTGGGAGGTAAAAGATTGAATATTACCAGacaagattttaataaaatacacaatatcatCACAaagcatcttaaagggatagttcacttacatgtactcaccttcatgttgttccaaacctgacagATGACACAATGGCATTATTTCTTCTGCAAGATATTCTGTAGAAGAATAGTCCAAACAGCATTGGATCCCCctgactttcattgtaaaaaaaaaaaaaaaaaaaaaaaaaattaaaataattaattccagtttggaacaacacaagggagggagtgatgacagaatttccatttttgggtgaactatctctttgaAAGAAACTTAAAACTctttttcagtaaaaacaaaagGTGACTTGTGAAATATGTATGTGAGAGAAATCATAGTTCCTCACCTGTAGTGATACACAGTTTgcacatcaagtcaagtcaagtctgctttattgtcaattcttccacatgtacagtacatacatacagagaatcaaaaCTGCATTTCTCTCAGACCCTTAGTGCATACacataacactaacagtagaacattaaatacagataataaaatataaagtacaactatacaaatatacaaataggtcatgtaaaaagaaagataagtaaagcagcacaaggcacatggcagatagatccatgatcaatattaaataaatatatttaatgtgatcacatttcaaaatattctCCTTTTTTTCCTGCTTCTAGTGAATGTTGTGGGAATGCTTCACCAGTTTTGGGAGCAGAAGCAAATGAAAAGCATGATGATGGAGACAGAGAATCTGGTAGTCTATGAGTCCATTCCCTCACCCGGCCCTCCCTACATATGCTACGTCACCTTACCAGGTGGCAGCTGCTTCGGAAATTTGAAGGTAAGGGAACTCACTTCCAATATGAATTtctactacatttttatttagcatgtaCTATAAGGGATGCATTCATAAAGACAATACttgctattataattttttttttttttttttattattattaatgagcaaaggttttgtttaaaatgaactttaatcCCTTCATTTTACTGCAATTCTGGCCTTATTCCATTACTAAATCAGATCTAGTGTCTTTATGAACAGCATCTGATTCAGTTCAGCCATAAAAAAGGCTCTTGTGTGAAAATGAGGAGGGCCAACAGGTGGTTCTTATTTGCTAAATTACTCCTGCCAACCGCAAATCAGTATGTGGCATTTTCCTTCTGTACAAATGGAATGTTCTATGAAATTAATCTCGAAAAATATAATGAGtctatttattcatttgtcaATATGAAACACACAACATGACCGCAAACAGATCtcgtcatttttaataaaaactaaaaataataataaataataataactaggaACTAGAATTTTGATAATTTTCTAAACCAGGGAGGCTGTTACCATGGTTTCTATTTGAAATGACTGATATTTGAGGAAAAATCAGGACTAGCTGCTGCTCTTTGAAAAGACTGAAGCACACCAGAGAATTACCACTCCAGTTACACTACTGTCTGAATGGACTGTAATCTTTGATCAGTGATTTAGCACATTGAAAATACTCTTACATTTTGTACTGATTATTTAATTCAAAGAGCAGCCCAAATCCATAGAGGAGTTTCCTTTTAGATCAAagaccaaggctgtatttatcaAAATCTAAGAAGATAGTGGAGACGATTGGTGTCAGGGGTTTCTACAATCTATttaggcttacaatgcttttgggaaatgcagcccagaaCTTTTTTTGCAACATCTTCTATGCTCAAAACACAGCTCTCATATACTTTTGCTCttcttttctcctttttattCTCAAAACTCCAGACATATTCATCTTCATTTCAACACTGCTTGTAAATGTAATAGCcagattatttttttgcaccgtAAGGGTTTTCAGCTATATAACACATCCAGAAACTAATCTCAGCGGTGCTAGCCCCAAATCTGTCTTTAATGGTGTTTGTGGTCCACAGACATcatctaaaacattttttgatgtGGTTAGTAGGAATTCTGTGGCATTGTGTTCAAGACATGCTAAGAATACTTTAACTTAAATAATTagtccaccctaaaatgaaaattctgtcatttactcaccctcatgttccagCCCAGTATGACTTTCATAATTGTGTGGAATATAAAAAGAGGTATTATGGAGGCTGTgctggctgctcttttccaagAAATGAGAATGAAGTGGGACTTGACCCACTTAAGCATatctttatatgcaatttcattGTTACTtctgttgttgttgaaatatacatggtaaaaaaaaaaaagataattattaagttattaagttgtaattaaaacaaagtttgcttaaattgcaaaaaaaaataaatacaatttaagttttctacttcaaaatattttatttgctgtttctttgttacTGTGAAATACggtagctttctttttttttttgagaaatatagtGAAActtgtcattattcactgattaCCTTCCCCTTCACCTCTTAACCACAGTGACCAGAacattttgtggtgaactattcctttgaagcACAATCAGAGTGTTCATGTTATCAAGAACAAAAGAAATCCTAAAGAATGCCCAATCACTGTAGATTATCATATTTCAgcatttgatgatgatgatgaattgaAAACCTCTCTCTCTTACAGTACTGCTACAGTAAAGCAGAGGCCAGACGTGATGCAGCTCGTATTGCTCTGATGAACTCCACATTTAATGAGTTGCCCTGCCGCCGTATCACTCCCGAGTTCATATCACGCAGCGTGAAGGAAGCCGTCAGCACCACTAGCGTGAGTCTCATTACTGTTAAGCTGCTTATCAACAAATCATCGAGTTTGTACTTGACACTGCTGAGATTTACATAATGTTTAGGCCTTTTTGGCGGGCGAGTAGGCATACATTATTAACAGTAGCAAGAAATCTCATCTGTACATTCCTGCTCAGTTGTAGATTACTTTTGGTGTATACAGCTCTTAAAGCTTTCCAGTCTGTAGAAACAGTATAATTTGGAAGTACAGAAGGCCACCCACACTATAGTTATAGATCCATGTTTTTGCACTGGCTCCATCCCACATGCTCCACCTTGTTCCTTATAATGAAGAGCCAAAAAGCAATTTCAATGATAAATTGGCTTtgtaccaaaaaataaaataaaataaaaaaataaataaattaaaaaccatCTACAAAGAAAAAGTCATGTCACCCTCCTTCACCCCAAACCTGAATGTAGCTGCCAAGATTTTCACATTctgttggagtgtgtgtgtgtgtgtgtgtgtgtgtgtgtgtgtgtgtgtggtctcccttcactctcatgtcatttatCCTCTGCAGTCTTGGCCTTTTTTTCTCCAACAATAAAGACAAGTTGCTCCGACTGAATAACAAAGCAAAGGGGTGTCTAATGAAACCCAGACCTCCCTCTGTATTTGTGTCTGCTTGGGTTGAGTGATGACACGTCTGTAAGTCATTGTGTCCCACTGTTCACAGGGTAACATTGCAGATGCATCTGACCCCGGTACCAGCATAGGAGCATACTGTCTCATGCTGGAGTTGAACACTGGGAAAACCATGCTGGAATTtcaggttagaaaaaaaaaaccagactgCCTTTATGTAACCTTTCTgaaaactccagctggtccagaCTGGTTTTTGCTGGTTGGATGCTGGTCTAGCTGGAACGTTTGCTGAAGCAGGTTGACCAAAAGATATCTTGCTATTTAATAAAGCATTAGCTCATCcataaatctgtcattatttattctaaTGATGTTTCAGTTGCTCTTTTGCATACAGTGACAGTGAATCAGCACTGGACCATTCAAGCTACAGTGTAAAACTTAAAAAGTTGCTTTGCAAGATTTGTATCGTAATTCAAGCTACAGAGAGGGtgcaaaagcaacataaaaaagcATAATGATGTTTcagttgctcttttccatacaatgacagtGAATCAGCACTGGACCATTCAAGCTACAGAGAGGGtgcaaaagcaacataaaaaagcatcataaaagtagtccaatgtagtttacattttgcaatgatatATGCAAACATGGCGTTCAGATttgctgtataatatatattgctTATTGTGTGCTGTATGTATGCAGGTAAAGTTGGAAATACTATAGATGTAAGATTAAATATATTGCTGGATcataatatagtttaaattagACACTTTAGATATTCTATATAGTATACAAATTGCTTTAGTAGTTGTCGGTTGGAGTTATTAATtcattttccataaaatattaagcagcgcaatcATATTAGGCAGcgtcagtattgataataatgagaaatgtttcttgagcagcaaatcagcatattggaatgatttctgaaggatcatgtgacactgaagactagagtaatgatgctgataattcagctttgtcaccacaggaataaactacattttaaatacattcaaatagaaagcagctactttaaattgtaataatatttcacaatatttctgtttttgccgtgtttttgatcaagtaaaagcagacttggtgagcataagagacttctttaatgagttgcactttaaaaaatctttaccaaccccaaacgtttgaatggtagtgtagtgtATATACTTACACTACCAGGGGACAGTGGAGATTATCTGTGTATaataaatttcagtctgtttctcacacaaaactatcataaTACTTCAGTGCACAGGTCACTTGAAACACTTTAATGTTATGGTTATGGGTTTTgtatcctttttgaagcttgaaagcttcagcTACATAGTGATACATGTATTAGCTACATGAGATAaatttattagtattaaaaacTCCAGAATTAGGCTGATGTTTCACATGCAGATTTTTCATAAAAGCTGCCAGGAAATGCTTAAAATGTTTAAGCTGTCAGAACTTTCCTCATGCTACACATTCTGTCAAAAGtgtgaaaacaagacaaatagtAAAAAAGGCTACTTGTGTGGCAGGATACCATTTTCTCTTACAGACACTGCACCATGTGGATGTTCTCCAGAGCCTATAGATGAGCATCTGTTTATGTGtatagaagaaaaagaaaaaaaagataattcacACTCTGTACGCACAATGAGGCTCTGTTTCACACATAAGTCTACAGACTTATGCCTCATTACACAGAAGTGAAGAAGAAATGCTAAAGCAATATGCCATCTGTTTAGACACTAATGTGTTAAATATGATCAGCATACTTCAAAAATAACACCATGTAATGATGTCTCTCTAGGAATTTGATTATGCTGCAGGTCTTTTAGTTCTGGTAATTGTACCAAAATGTTTTGTCCTCATACTTTGATAGGTTAATatgaaaattacatattttactaaataaataaataagtaaatgcactatactttaaaaaatatatatatttatagtccATTTAAATTggctatattttaaatgaactttgaCTATACATATCAACACAAATAGCTGTTTTAGTtataatattagttattataataactttttgtctgttttttttattttttttttaggaaattatgACTGTTTTTCAACTTCTGCACTGGAATGGCACTCTGAAGGCTTTTCGGGAGATGAGATGTAGCCGCCAGGTAAGAATTAGTTTTTTCTAgtcttttctgaaaaaaatgtgattgttGCTGTGCAGTGTTTACTGTCATGATGCTgcaggtgttgtgggtggttgcctgAGTATTACTATGCACTTGTTAAGGTTTTCTGAGTACTTATTACTATGTTGCTCTGAGGTTAGAGTTGTGGGACTATTAGAAAGTCCCTGTCCATAGATCCAGTTCTGTCAATTTTATGTCACACCTTCTCAGACTTGTTCAAATGCATCTTGTACAGGAGGTGATCCTCTACTACTCCCAGCAGCGTCTGGACGAGCGTACGCGCAGCCACATGGCTCTGGACTGGTTACAGAAGGAGCAGGAATCCCCCGGCCTGCTCTCCCAGGAGCTGCAGCTGGCCATGAAGGAGCTGGGGGAGGCCCGGAGAATCGGCAGGGAGCTCCGTTTCtataaagagaagaaagaaatccTGAGCTTAGCTCTCAGTCACGCTAATGCTGAGGATCTGGAGGATTACCACAGTGAGGAGATGTCCTGGAGAGAAGAGACTGAGTATGAGTACTACGCTCAGGAGGGACACTGTCTGGAGGGGAGTATGACCAATACTTCAGAGCACTGTCAGTTTCACTCTCAGGAGAGTGATGGAGAATCCATGGAGTGAGCTCTGTGAGACAAAATGTAATGCAcatactgttctttttttatttttacattttttttaatcatgtggTATCAATATAGCCTTTTCAGTCTTCTTTCATACGCTCTTAAAAATACAGGTTccaaaatgtgattttcaaaGCGAAGGTATAGAAGAACAactttgggttccccaaagaaacttTCAATGAACAGTTGTTTAAGAAAACATCTTTTCTTATTGTGAAGAACgttttaaaaatctgaagaacctttttttgaccgcaaagaaccttttgtgcaatggaaagttttaACACACGGAATCACAGATGCcattaaagaactgttttttagTCTAATATGAGATAGGCTACTATATGTAGCCCATATTCTTCATTTCCTGTGCATTTTAACAcataaaaatggcaataaaattggttgtatctaaaaaaaacatgctgatgctagttttacaaatatttagagAGTAAATATCTGCACGATTACGTTTTTATTTGTCGTCGGTTTGATATTCTTCTAGTCTGTCAGTAGAGGACGCTGTTTCTCTACTTTTGTAAAGAAGTGTCTGTCTTAATTTAACAGGACAAAGCGCTAACAACActgtcattattcattattcGTTGTCGTTCTTGACTGGAACTGTgattagctctttttttttattccaaacaaATGCACACCTAATCAGCTTCTATTGAACATTTGCTAATTAAAATCGTTCCTTTGTGGAAGTAATTGTGAATAAATGTTGGATATGTTTGCAATGTTTTGATTATAATGGTAACCCTGACTAATGTCCATAATAATGGCTTTCTGTGTTGACTAGAATGTATAACATGATTTGTCATTGTTTCttgtgcaaatttttttttttttttttttttttttttttacataatatttcgATGTATAATCAACTAAATGGATAGGGGGAAAAGCAGGCCTATCTTTTTCTCTCATTTACATTTGGCTACAACAACTAATCTTAACAAGGATCAttagagtaataaaccattccaccacattttcttaaaataaaaaacacttcaaaaaataactccactaaattttaaataaaaataaaagttttgtagtGATAAGTTAATTGGACTTTGTTTTTGACAACTTTAAATTGAAttactgatgctgaaaatcaaGTTAGTTcaagtaaatgacagaaatgacTAACAAATTATATGGATGGATAAAATATGAcacaatgacaaaagcatttttacagtgcacaaaaCTAGACCATAACAGATCCTGTTTTCtcaactttatatataaaattatatatatataatatatatatatatactatatatatatatatataccacatatatattattattttttcatcacaGTGGCTGCTAGGATACTATTGAACCTAAATCAAGAAATCTTGAGCTGCAGCGATGATGGGTATGTGTCCTCATAGTGGGAATTGATAATGTTATATAAGATGCTAATTTGCCCCTTTCTAATTTTCTTCTACTTGAACTGGGCTTTAAGTTTGTTATTTTCTCCCCTTTGTAGCATAGCAAGCAATGAAATCCCATAGTGACAAAGGCACCTCACTGGAGAAgtgttttcacatatttttgcTGATCTTTAGATCCTACACAATCTTATTCTGCAAAGGCCTCATTATTATTCACCCTGAATCACTTTTCATTATGCATGATTTTGCATAAATTATCTAATTACACAACAAGAGAGCTTCTCTGTAATGCATTGCTTTCACACATTCACTCTCGCcaatttgcagttttttttttttttttctcgctcttTGCTGTATGATATATCTAGTCGACCTACAGATGGGAAAAGGAGTGGGATAATGACTTCTCTGGCTGTTTTAGAGAGTACATGGTACTCTTGGGAGGCAGAGCAATTTTCCCGATTCATTGATTGTCGGGCACCTGAAGGGCTGAAGCCATCGGTGGAGCCGCCTTTCTTTAACTTACAGAGCAAAAAACGCTTGCTTTCAAATTGAAAAGCGTGACTTTCTCCTTTCTTTTCCTTCTCAGGACAATGAGATGTAAATTACACCATTCCGGTCTTTGGGCTGATAGGAAATGACAATGAGATCGAGAGTATTAGAGTTATTTCATACGATGGCTGTTTGAAGCTGACCACAGGGGACGAAAATCATATTTCCTGTTTCAATATTGAATTAATAACCAGACGGATGGAGGAACACATAAATCAAATCCATCTGATGGCATATTGTGATAAAGATTTTAAATGGCACTGGAAACTGCGTTTCTCGGGCCCAGATTAATAACTTTATGAGAACATTAtggaaaattgaaataaaagacatttacattttaaccTAAAGTAATAACTCTGTGCTTTTCAGTGGTATTAAAATCACTTAAGGTTTGGATGGCAGGAGAGATGCTTCATTTGTCTTTGCTTTGTCCTTCAAGTGGGAGAAGCAGCTACTGTGATGATGGAAAGTGAAAGACAACAAGTGAGAAATGCTCTGCTATTTGTCTCCTCTCAGTTGCGAGCACACCTTTCCATTTTCACACAAATCCCACTGCAAGTGCAATCTCCAACTGACGCTGCCATCCACTCACGTTTGATGCCGGTTTGAATGCTGTTTCTGCAAAGCCTGCAGTGCTGTGGTGTCTGAAATCTCAGGAGAGCTCTGCTTTGGTCCCATGCTATGCAGAAAGACAGAATGACTCGTTCTGTATGTTCATAATTTTGCATCTTGTTAACCTTGCTTAAAAATACCTGTCAAGGCGTCTGTGCAGTATCATGCTGAGTGAAGCAGCGTGAGCGCCATGTGGCCCTTTTTTCCTTTGACATCTCTCCCAACACACCCACTCTCGTGCTCTCCATCCAGTGAAGGACATCTCACCCTTCCCTCGTCTTTTCCCTCATTCCATAAACTGACAGCAACCCAGTCCTTTGTAGGATGTTGTTAAAAGGATAGTgcagccaaaaatgaaagtacTGTCATAATGTACTCACCTTTATGTTTTTAACTTGTATGTGGTTTCATTTCTGTAAACCATAGCTCTCAAGtttgaaaaaggacaaaaacacaccAGAAAGCCACCCCACATCGTGTGTACTATTTTCCAGGTCTTCCAAAGACATGGTAGCTTTGCACGAGAAACAGACAATAAAAGTcgataattactattttttttcccccatgctgTGGGAGTCAATGGTGACCAGAAATTTAAGTTTGTTCAATTATGTccttcaaaatattttgtgtttgttcataaaaagaaagaaattcatgcatGTTGGTAACAACTTGAGGGTTGTCACGGTTCACTCAGGCAGGAAGGGACAAGGAGACGCTGGAAAATATTTCGAGTTTAT encodes:
- the LOC109082829 gene encoding protein limb expression 1-like — its product is MSGPDSDDDRAFKDLNVVGMLHQFWEQKQMKSMMMETENLVVYESIPSPGPPYICYVTLPGGSCFGNLKYCYSKAEARRDAARIALMNSTFNELPCRRITPEFISRSVKEAVSTTSGNIADASDPGTSIGAYCLMLELNTGKTMLEFQEIMTVFQLLHWNGTLKAFREMRCSRQEVILYYSQQRLDERTRSHMALDWLQKEQESPGLLSQELQLAMKELGEARRIGRELRFYKEKKEILSLALSHANAEDLEDYHSEEMSWREETEYEYYAQEGHCLEGSMTNTSEHCQFHSQESDGESME